One region of Etheostoma spectabile isolate EspeVRDwgs_2016 unplaced genomic scaffold, UIUC_Espe_1.0 scaffold00003703, whole genome shotgun sequence genomic DNA includes:
- the LOC116676751 gene encoding uncharacterized protein LOC116676751 isoform X2, with amino-acid sequence MYRVQIIPHSISSTMTPPNFALYFTCLFVANLAHMTTLKQSSLRFQSAKVGERVTLTCVCDRDIAISMFYWYKQTLGQKPKLMSSFYRHSGYGTFQDEFNNHSRFSQGKINDTFFLKILDLQISDSASYYCVGSNLYDFEFYEGTTVSVEGSGWKVPATVHQSASESIQPGGSVTLNCTVHTETCDGEHSVYWFKKSEESQPGLIYTHGDRTDQCERKPNTQTHTCVYNLPMKSLNLSHAGTYYCAVASCGHILFGNGTKLDLEDKGDSPVWIYFLSAALAFTTFLSVLLAFLVYQVNKRSCQGTECNVTFSATSTPNIAVNADNLHYAALRDDMGNRSRRQRDSTNTECVYSSVKQ; translated from the exons ATGTACAGAGTTCAAATCATTCCGCACAGCATTTCAAGCACGATGACACCTCCGAACTTTGCTTTGTATTTCACATGTCTGTTTGTGGCGAATCTGG CTCACATGACAACTCTAAAACAGTCTTCATTACGTTTTCAGTCAGCTAAGGTTGGGGAACGGGTGACTTTGACTTGTGTCTGTGACAGGGATATAGCAATATCGATGTTTTACTGGTATAAGCAAACTCTGGGACAGAAACCAAAGCTGATGTCTTCGTTCTATAGGCATAGTGGTTACGGAACCTTTCAAGATGAATTCAACAACCACTCACGGTTCTCCCagggaaaaataaatgatacatTTTTCTTGAAGATTTTAGATCTGCAAATTTCAGACTCAGCAAGTTACTACTGCGTAGGGAGCAACTTATATGACTTTGAATTTTATGAGGGCACTACAGTCAGTGTAGAAGGTTCAGGTTGGAAGGTCCCAGCTACGGTCCACCAGTCAGCGTCTGAGAGCATCCAGCCAGGAGGCTCTGTGACTCTcaactgtacagtacacacCGAGACCTGTGATGGAGAACACAGTGTTTACTGGTTCAAGAAGTCAGAAGAATCTCAGCCAGGACTCATTTACACCCACGGAGACAGGACTGATCAGTGTGAGAGGaaacccaacacacaaacacacacctgtgtcTACAACCTGCCGATGAAGAGTCTGAATCTTTCTCATGCTGGGACCTACTACTGTGCTGTAGCCTCATGTGGACACATTCTGTTTGGAAACGGGACAAAGCTGGACTTGGAGG ATAAGGGAGACTCtcctgtctggatttatttctTGAGTGCAGCTTTAGCATTCACCACGTTCCTGAGTGTTTTACTGGCTTTCTTAGTGTACCAGGTGAACAAAAGAAGCTGCCAAGGTACAG AgtgtaatgtaacattttcaGCAACTTCTACTCCGAATATAGCGGTAA